One Candidatus Korarchaeum sp. genomic region harbors:
- a CDS encoding M28 family peptidase — protein MNKSMLPVLLILLLVIPPVQALPSATEELSLAEKVDISYAKYIVEKLTSIGSYKEPKFLGFRVAGTEQDLESAKFIVEEMRKMGLANVSLEPVPVDAWEFRGARLELENGKVYLASSYGGSPGTGERGIEGELVYVAGGLRENYEGVNVSGKLVLAYWNPDDGWLNMIAHEATVRGAKGVILFNPPNGSYAQHPNALHSFDGLYSSDFVPIIVISKEDAQEILSMLEKGPVRARMVSLAEVRKGTGWNTIGYVPGRRADEYILIAAHHDAWFYGAMDDTAAVAAVLTLAKAVKESGYVPERTLVFMTHTAEEYGVVDSYYDWLIGAWWRITEAHPEWQSRAVIYLNVEGMAHKGVRLGVDVVPELSSFLSEVLEDSRDLLPYGWEDPFGEIYSWTEAWPYTAAGVPSVNTDTFSDWFRRGMYHTQFDAIELLDWDYLSNIIKVCSKILVRFDRSQILPYDFTARAEHMKERLNATLMRELGVNPDDLLSKLEEFSRAASEFNELRKREFPDGLAIEVNERVREAARILLSGLTALDPWDGTIYPHQQVESDTVCLKSALEALKQGDAETALSMMEGVSINWYAPRYSYEVFKRELAHKSPGWPKITWGGLGHLAPLYDLWKEYNSISEKLAKNLTDYSEEARVVGMYYAVSLYEYQRRVREMANVIEKATIKIKEANSLMKAAEVTTETKSVTAPKPVGIESIALIIAVVVVLLLIGLVFYRRKAG, from the coding sequence ATGAATAAGTCGATGCTCCCCGTTCTACTGATACTCCTCTTGGTGATACCCCCCGTCCAGGCGCTTCCCTCTGCTACGGAGGAGCTATCGTTGGCTGAGAAGGTGGACATAAGCTACGCCAAGTACATAGTCGAGAAGCTCACGAGCATAGGATCCTACAAGGAACCCAAGTTCCTCGGTTTTAGAGTAGCGGGTACTGAGCAGGACCTCGAGTCAGCGAAGTTCATCGTTGAGGAGATGAGGAAAATGGGATTAGCGAACGTATCCTTAGAGCCGGTTCCCGTGGACGCTTGGGAGTTCAGGGGAGCTAGGTTGGAGCTGGAGAACGGTAAGGTCTACTTGGCTTCCTCCTACGGGGGATCGCCCGGGACCGGAGAGAGGGGGATCGAGGGGGAGCTTGTCTACGTAGCCGGTGGCCTAAGGGAGAACTACGAGGGGGTGAACGTCAGTGGAAAGCTCGTCTTAGCGTACTGGAATCCAGATGATGGGTGGCTCAACATGATAGCTCACGAAGCCACTGTTCGAGGAGCCAAGGGAGTGATACTGTTCAATCCTCCCAACGGGAGCTACGCTCAACATCCAAACGCCCTCCACAGCTTTGACGGTCTCTATAGCTCCGATTTCGTTCCGATCATAGTGATAAGCAAGGAAGATGCCCAGGAGATCTTGAGCATGCTCGAGAAGGGTCCCGTTAGGGCTAGAATGGTGAGCTTAGCCGAGGTGAGGAAGGGCACGGGTTGGAACACGATAGGCTACGTCCCCGGTAGGAGGGCTGATGAGTACATCCTGATAGCGGCTCATCACGATGCGTGGTTCTACGGTGCTATGGACGATACGGCTGCTGTAGCGGCTGTTTTAACGCTAGCTAAGGCGGTGAAGGAAAGCGGATACGTCCCGGAGAGGACCCTCGTCTTCATGACGCACACAGCTGAGGAGTACGGGGTAGTGGATTCCTACTACGACTGGTTGATAGGGGCCTGGTGGCGTATCACGGAGGCCCATCCGGAGTGGCAGAGCAGAGCGGTGATCTACCTCAACGTAGAGGGAATGGCCCACAAGGGCGTTAGGCTAGGGGTTGATGTGGTCCCTGAGCTATCGAGCTTCCTATCGGAGGTTCTGGAGGATAGCAGGGACCTCCTACCCTACGGTTGGGAGGATCCATTCGGGGAGATCTACAGCTGGACGGAGGCCTGGCCCTACACGGCAGCTGGAGTGCCGAGCGTGAACACCGACACCTTCTCAGATTGGTTTAGGAGGGGCATGTACCACACGCAGTTCGATGCGATCGAATTGTTGGACTGGGACTACCTTAGCAACATAATTAAGGTGTGCTCTAAGATCTTAGTGAGGTTCGATAGGTCGCAAATACTCCCTTACGACTTCACCGCTAGGGCGGAGCACATGAAGGAGCGGTTGAACGCCACCCTGATGAGGGAACTCGGGGTGAACCCGGATGACCTCCTCAGCAAGTTAGAGGAGTTCAGCAGAGCAGCTTCTGAGTTCAATGAGTTGAGGAAGAGGGAATTCCCCGATGGCTTAGCTATCGAGGTAAATGAGAGGGTGAGGGAAGCTGCTAGGATCCTCCTCTCAGGGCTTACAGCACTGGATCCCTGGGATGGTACGATATACCCGCATCAGCAGGTCGAATCAGATACCGTATGCCTGAAGTCGGCTCTCGAGGCCCTCAAGCAGGGGGACGCTGAGACAGCTTTATCCATGATGGAGGGAGTGAGCATAAACTGGTACGCCCCCAGGTACAGCTACGAGGTCTTCAAGAGGGAACTGGCTCACAAGTCCCCGGGGTGGCCCAAGATAACCTGGGGAGGCTTGGGACACTTAGCGCCTCTCTACGACCTCTGGAAGGAGTACAACTCGATTAGTGAGAAGCTAGCTAAGAACTTGACGGATTACAGCGAGGAAGCTCGGGTCGTGGGGATGTACTACGCAGTGTCCCTCTACGAGTACCAGAGGAGGGTAAGAGAAATGGCTAACGTCATAGAAAAGGCTACGATCAAGATAAAGGAAGCCAACTCCCTCATGAAGGCTGCTGAAGTGACTACGGAGACAAAGAGCGTCACTGCTCCTAAGCCGGTCGGGATCGAATCCATAGCGTTGATAATAGCGGTAGTGGTGGTCCTGCTCCTCATCGGATTAGTGTTCTACAGGAGGAAAGCCGGTTGA
- a CDS encoding fumarate hydratase produces MGDLRESVINGIVEMMREAAFNVPKDVKEALIRAYEVEDNPVAKANLDAILKNIEASGRLKIPMCQDTGTPTFFIELGDDFPMRSEVRSVIEEAVRRATAEIPLRPNTVNPWTGENPGDNTGRYVPIVHVELVPGDRMRVMFLAKGGGSENTSKVYMLSPVLGVKGIKRAVIDAMVDAGPQPCPPIIVGVGVGGSADLAIKLAKKATFRRLNEPNPDPKLAELEKELLEMINSLGLGPMGLGGRTYALGVKIEWAHKHPASLPVGISTQCWAFRRAEGVFDRDGNLKIILPP; encoded by the coding sequence ATGGGAGATCTCAGGGAGTCTGTTATCAACGGGATCGTTGAGATGATGAGGGAAGCTGCTTTTAATGTACCCAAAGACGTTAAGGAGGCTTTGATTAGGGCATATGAGGTAGAGGACAACCCAGTCGCTAAAGCTAATTTAGACGCGATTCTGAAGAACATAGAAGCCTCAGGTAGGCTTAAGATACCGATGTGCCAAGATACGGGAACACCAACGTTCTTCATAGAGCTAGGGGATGACTTTCCGATGAGATCCGAGGTGAGGTCCGTGATAGAGGAAGCGGTAAGGAGGGCCACCGCCGAGATACCCCTCAGACCGAACACCGTGAACCCCTGGACCGGGGAGAACCCGGGCGACAACACGGGGAGGTACGTCCCGATAGTGCACGTGGAACTCGTTCCAGGAGATCGAATGAGGGTGATGTTTTTGGCTAAGGGAGGAGGTAGCGAGAACACCTCCAAGGTATACATGCTCAGCCCCGTTTTAGGGGTTAAAGGGATAAAGAGAGCTGTAATAGATGCCATGGTGGATGCGGGTCCTCAACCCTGTCCCCCGATAATAGTGGGGGTCGGCGTCGGAGGTAGCGCGGATCTGGCGATAAAACTAGCGAAGAAAGCGACCTTTAGGAGGTTGAATGAGCCAAACCCCGATCCAAAACTAGCAGAACTTGAAAAAGAACTCTTAGAAATGATAAATTCCCTTGGACTTGGTCCTATGGGACTTGGAGGCAGGACTTACGCCCTGGGAGTTAAGATCGAGTGGGCCCACAAGCACCCAGCGAGTCTACCAGTAGGTATAAGTACGCAGTGCTGGGCTTTCAGGAGAGCTGAGGGTGTGTTCGACAGGGACGGTAACTTGAAGATAATCTTACCGCCTTAG
- a CDS encoding single-stranded DNA-binding protein (in Sulfolobus solfataricus this protein plays a role in promoter opening and RNA polymerase recruitment under specific conditions) has product MSTSRKVLDLRPGENSVNVKVRVLEVGESRVVETKRGPRTLSEATVGDETGRVVLVLWGDHAGKLREGDVIELQNAFTTVYRGKVQLNLGNMGSFSETSGEGFVKAEDVPEDMPEAPSDFRPQRRRRDFRERSEGYRGRPKW; this is encoded by the coding sequence ATGTCGACGAGTCGTAAGGTATTGGATCTGAGACCCGGAGAGAACAGCGTGAATGTGAAGGTCCGGGTCCTCGAAGTTGGTGAGTCGAGAGTTGTAGAGACCAAGAGGGGCCCCAGAACCCTATCAGAAGCGACGGTTGGTGATGAGACAGGAAGAGTGGTCCTCGTCCTTTGGGGAGATCATGCGGGCAAACTGAGGGAAGGGGATGTTATCGAGCTCCAAAACGCTTTCACAACCGTCTACAGGGGGAAGGTTCAGCTGAACCTAGGGAACATGGGGAGCTTCTCTGAAACAAGTGGTGAAGGTTTTGTGAAAGCGGAGGACGTCCCTGAGGATATGCCAGAAGCCCCAAGTGATTTCAGGCCCCAGAGAAGAAGGAGGGATTTCAGAGAGAGGAGTGAGGGTTATAGAGGAAGACCAAAGTGGTGA
- a CDS encoding metallophosphoesterase has translation MRPIWGRPALEISVGGERWILIADLHIGYEIELATKGVYVPDQSGKILGRIVSLGSAEGLLIAGDLKHSIGPFPSSRIREFLDGLRKSFKRVEVVQGNHDGGLHSLAGGDLVVHGTRGVPLGDAWIFHGHAYPDEESSSYDFGIMGHVHPSVSLRGIGRVPVWVVGDSSCENLPRTIILVPAFNELVGYGDILNPSDSGPIFPRCFDADSTDVLTLEGEYLGTLSFLLSRGKLI, from the coding sequence ATGAGACCCATATGGGGAAGGCCTGCCTTAGAGATAAGCGTTGGGGGCGAGCGATGGATACTGATAGCTGACCTTCACATAGGGTATGAAATCGAGCTAGCCACTAAGGGTGTTTACGTCCCCGATCAGAGCGGTAAAATACTCGGGAGGATAGTCTCGCTCGGAAGCGCTGAGGGTCTCCTCATAGCGGGGGACCTGAAGCACTCCATCGGCCCCTTCCCGAGCAGCAGGATCAGGGAGTTCCTAGATGGGCTACGCAAAAGCTTCAAGAGGGTAGAGGTTGTTCAGGGGAACCATGACGGGGGTCTTCATAGCCTTGCTGGAGGAGATCTCGTTGTCCACGGGACTAGGGGCGTTCCCCTGGGCGATGCCTGGATCTTCCACGGTCATGCTTACCCGGATGAGGAGTCATCCTCCTACGATTTCGGGATAATGGGTCACGTTCATCCATCAGTGTCCTTGAGAGGTATCGGAAGAGTACCTGTTTGGGTTGTGGGAGATTCCTCGTGTGAGAACCTTCCGAGGACAATAATCCTAGTCCCCGCTTTCAATGAGTTAGTTGGCTACGGCGATATACTGAACCCGAGCGATTCAGGGCCCATATTCCCCAGGTGCTTCGACGCGGACTCAACCGATGTGCTGACGCTCGAGGGTGAGTACCTCGGGACGCTATCCTTCCTGCTCAGTAGGGGAAAGCTTATATAA
- a CDS encoding helix-turn-helix domain-containing protein, which translates to MDSGEEINSELLADYHRRILKEVVAKKVAGDILFSQNIGQAMRKWREYFGVKQSELARALGVSASVVSDYESSRRKSPGSLVLKRFVMALIEEDEKRGGTVLRTLVRTSGLVPLLSSVVDINEFTLPIELERFLEAIEGRVIVEAPQPTYVHGYTVIDSLKAILNLSGSDFMRLFGTSTERALIFTRVSAGRSPLVALKVIDVRPSLVVLHGLNPEGVDELGVKLASVMRVPLAVSTLRDVNELVSRLRELS; encoded by the coding sequence ATGGACTCGGGTGAAGAGATCAACAGCGAGCTCCTAGCGGACTACCACAGGAGGATACTGAAGGAAGTAGTCGCTAAGAAGGTTGCCGGTGACATACTCTTCAGCCAGAACATAGGTCAAGCGATGAGGAAATGGAGGGAATATTTCGGCGTCAAGCAGAGTGAGCTCGCGAGGGCTCTAGGTGTCTCGGCCTCAGTAGTTTCGGACTACGAGTCCAGTAGGAGGAAGAGCCCAGGTTCTCTCGTGCTGAAGAGATTCGTGATGGCCTTGATAGAGGAGGACGAGAAGAGAGGGGGGACCGTCCTCAGGACGCTGGTCAGGACATCTGGCCTAGTTCCCCTCCTCTCGAGCGTGGTCGACATAAACGAGTTCACCCTCCCGATAGAACTCGAGAGGTTCTTAGAGGCGATAGAAGGTAGGGTAATAGTGGAGGCCCCTCAACCGACCTACGTGCATGGTTATACCGTGATAGATAGTCTCAAAGCGATACTTAACCTGAGCGGTTCTGATTTCATGAGGCTCTTCGGGACTTCGACCGAGAGGGCTCTGATATTCACCAGGGTATCGGCAGGTAGGAGCCCCCTAGTAGCCCTGAAGGTAATTGACGTAAGGCCCAGCCTGGTCGTGCTGCACGGACTGAATCCCGAGGGTGTCGATGAACTAGGTGTGAAACTAGCTTCGGTAATGAGGGTTCCTCTCGCTGTAAGCACCTTGAGGGACGTTAATGAGCTGGTAAGTAGGCTCAGGGAACTATCTTGA
- a CDS encoding Mur ligase family protein, translated as MRISVSGTRGKTTTVNMLHDLLTERGLKVVSKTTGEEAVVRVSNERFKINRPRSVLDENLEVIKIPHDVAIIENQAITPYTMRVFHRIVKPSIVIVTNVRMDHTEFLGEDRREIAKSFISSLNEHVKVVISGESSGELEEVMRDGLRKFRTEYVRARSYGIPGSESVGIAEEVLTLVTGERLREEEKIRLLSMVESMMSIRRSGELLWYNGAKVNDPDSAEILIDHLLKKYRRGMVISANFRSDRKDRTSLFADFLKRWSKEDLIRSIFVSGYAAKSVANYVGEKCVPLKEDLSSARSVIELAVKEGAILTLLANRKTKFVDLMLEEIGRLPSLDHGS; from the coding sequence ATGAGGATCTCGGTATCCGGAACGCGTGGCAAGACGACTACAGTGAACATGCTACACGATCTCCTCACTGAGAGAGGGCTGAAGGTGGTTTCGAAGACAACTGGAGAGGAAGCTGTCGTGAGAGTGAGTAATGAACGCTTCAAGATAAACAGGCCGAGGTCCGTATTAGATGAGAACCTTGAGGTGATTAAGATCCCCCATGACGTTGCGATCATCGAGAATCAGGCGATAACCCCTTATACTATGAGGGTCTTTCACAGGATAGTGAAGCCGAGTATCGTGATCGTGACTAACGTGAGGATGGATCACACGGAGTTCCTAGGTGAGGACAGGAGGGAGATAGCCAAGTCCTTCATCTCATCCCTGAACGAGCACGTTAAGGTGGTAATAAGCGGGGAGAGCAGTGGGGAATTGGAGGAGGTGATGAGAGATGGATTGCGCAAGTTCAGGACTGAGTACGTCAGAGCGAGAAGCTACGGGATACCGGGGTCCGAGTCGGTGGGAATAGCTGAAGAAGTTTTGACGCTGGTAACGGGAGAAAGATTAAGAGAGGAGGAGAAAATACGTTTACTCTCTATGGTTGAGAGCATGATGAGCATAAGGAGAAGCGGAGAGCTTCTTTGGTATAACGGGGCTAAGGTGAACGATCCTGATAGCGCCGAGATTTTGATAGATCACTTGCTGAAGAAGTATCGAAGAGGCATGGTTATTTCAGCGAACTTCAGGAGTGACAGGAAGGATAGAACATCCCTCTTCGCTGATTTTCTGAAGAGGTGGTCTAAGGAGGACCTCATCAGATCCATCTTCGTGAGCGGTTATGCTGCGAAGTCCGTGGCGAATTACGTTGGGGAGAAGTGCGTCCCTCTGAAGGAGGACCTGAGCTCCGCTAGGAGCGTGATTGAGCTCGCGGTGAAGGAGGGGGCTATCCTAACACTATTAGCCAATAGAAAAACTAAATTTGTCGATCTGATGCTGGAGGAGATCGGGAGATTACCTTCCCTGGATCATGGAAGCTAA
- a CDS encoding FumA C-terminus/TtdB family hydratase beta subunit: MEYRLRTPVTEDQVRKLKVGDVVYLDGIIITGRDQVHRRALELAAKGEKDKIPVKLEGMALYHCGPIVGKVGEEWRVYGFGPTTSARMESVEADFIREFGVRLIIGKGGLFEKTTQGMKEYGAAYLAYPGGVSVLATNAVRRVVEVHWLDLGVPEAMWVVEVENFGPTMVAIDSHGNNLFLDVLTNVRKRAEELKAKL, translated from the coding sequence ATGGAGTATAGGCTGAGGACTCCCGTTACCGAGGATCAGGTCAGGAAGCTTAAAGTAGGAGACGTAGTCTATTTGGATGGGATAATAATAACTGGAAGAGATCAGGTGCATAGGAGAGCTCTGGAGCTAGCTGCTAAAGGTGAGAAGGATAAGATCCCGGTGAAGCTCGAGGGCATGGCCCTCTACCACTGTGGTCCCATAGTGGGTAAGGTGGGTGAGGAGTGGAGAGTATACGGCTTCGGACCCACGACGAGTGCCAGGATGGAGAGCGTAGAAGCCGATTTCATAAGGGAATTCGGCGTTAGATTGATCATAGGGAAGGGGGGCCTATTCGAGAAGACGACTCAGGGGATGAAGGAGTACGGTGCGGCTTACCTCGCTTACCCAGGTGGTGTCTCGGTGCTCGCTACGAACGCGGTAAGGAGAGTGGTGGAGGTCCACTGGTTGGACTTAGGGGTTCCTGAAGCGATGTGGGTCGTGGAGGTTGAGAACTTCGGTCCAACGATGGTAGCGATAGACTCCCATGGGAACAACCTATTCCTCGATGTACTTACTAACGTGAGGAAGAGGGCGGAGGAGCTTAAAGCGAAACTCTAA
- a CDS encoding PLP-dependent aminotransferase family protein encodes MPSPRVDLAEWTKLIPESEIRRLLRYKVKYYFAGGKPGVIPTGAFPMILMRLALRELEDVFSGKETEVIEDYNYGPTDGLPDVRRTLANLLRERDSINLDKEEGWKEVVVTTGSQQMIYLALDVLLNPGDIVIVPAPVYLGFVNVVTKLYGNTIAVPGDEDGIIPEYVEDSIRKAERELGRKPKLIYVVPDSDNPSGTTLPESRRRKLLEIAKENGVYLLEDAAYREIQFRGERLKPIRAFDGDGSTVIYMRTTSKEVSVLRVGYNLMPAEIREEVVKAKGYYDLCTPTITQKMAKLYYELYFNQFIEKVREGYKRRYEAMAKAIDESFPDGKRTDPTGGFFIWWESSDKDFDSKKFLEEVAIPNDVLYVPGEAFYPLKGYIYDPADGKLLDVTKRIPKNGMRLGYSYNDPSTIDEGIRRLGSLLSNRV; translated from the coding sequence TTGCCCTCACCTAGGGTCGATCTAGCTGAGTGGACCAAGTTGATCCCTGAGTCCGAGATAAGGAGGCTGCTCAGGTACAAAGTGAAGTACTACTTCGCCGGTGGTAAGCCCGGTGTAATACCGACGGGAGCCTTCCCGATGATCCTGATGAGACTCGCCTTAAGGGAGCTAGAGGACGTCTTCTCTGGAAAGGAGACGGAGGTCATCGAGGATTACAATTACGGTCCAACGGATGGCCTTCCTGATGTTAGGAGGACTCTAGCTAACCTACTGAGGGAGAGGGACTCCATAAATCTCGATAAGGAGGAAGGATGGAAGGAGGTGGTAGTGACAACAGGGTCCCAGCAGATGATTTACTTAGCTCTAGATGTCCTTCTAAACCCCGGGGACATAGTGATAGTCCCGGCTCCGGTCTACTTGGGGTTCGTGAACGTCGTGACGAAATTGTACGGGAACACAATAGCGGTGCCCGGGGATGAGGACGGAATTATCCCCGAGTACGTTGAGGATTCAATAAGGAAAGCTGAGAGGGAGCTAGGAAGGAAACCCAAGTTGATCTACGTGGTACCGGATTCGGATAACCCATCAGGGACAACCTTGCCCGAGAGCAGGAGGAGGAAGTTACTGGAAATAGCTAAGGAGAACGGTGTTTACCTGCTAGAGGACGCAGCCTATAGGGAGATCCAGTTCAGGGGGGAGAGGTTGAAGCCGATAAGAGCTTTCGACGGGGATGGAAGCACCGTCATCTACATGAGGACCACGAGCAAGGAGGTATCCGTCCTCAGGGTGGGCTATAACTTGATGCCCGCTGAGATAAGGGAGGAGGTAGTGAAGGCTAAGGGGTACTATGACCTATGCACGCCTACGATAACGCAAAAGATGGCGAAGCTCTATTACGAGCTTTACTTCAATCAGTTCATAGAGAAGGTAAGGGAGGGTTATAAGAGGAGGTACGAGGCCATGGCGAAAGCTATAGATGAGAGCTTCCCTGACGGAAAGAGGACGGATCCGACAGGGGGGTTCTTCATATGGTGGGAGTCATCGGATAAGGATTTCGATAGTAAAAAGTTCTTAGAGGAGGTAGCTATACCAAACGACGTACTTTACGTTCCAGGAGAGGCTTTCTACCCATTGAAGGGGTATATCTACGATCCAGCAGATGGTAAACTGTTGGACGTCACCAAGAGGATACCCAAGAACGGCATGAGACTCGGGTACTCCTATAACGATCCCAGTACAATAGATGAGGGGATAAGGAGACTCGGATCCCTTCTCAGCAATCGAGTATAG
- a CDS encoding FAD-dependent oxidoreductase, translating to MESRDVLVVGAGPAGIFAAMEVKKSLPSAEVTIVEMGKDIRGRRCPLKSAGRCLACPTCDVMSGFGGAGTFSDGKLNLTKEVGGDLASLIGDKEFWDLVEYVDRTFIELGAPDQVYGEELEEVERLRRKALKAGLLLVPFRIRHMGSDGGYRVLLNLRRRIEEMGIEVRFGIPATRILTDGKRVSGVALSNGEELKASYVVLTPGRVMESWLVSEMRRLGVKVNGGKVDLGVRVEVPYEVMREFTDVLYEPKLIYYSDTFDDKVRVFCVNPRGEVVTESYWGIVTVNGISRNDLKTENTNFALLVTTEFTEPYRDTISYALSIAKMANEIAGNQPIVQRLGDLKRGRRSTEARLSRSVVRPTLPGATPGDLSFVLPFRYLKDVLEMLKAMNEIMPGIYSDHTLLYGVEVKLYGAKIDLKPNLETKVIEGLYAGGDGAGVSRGLVQAAASGVWIGRDIVRRLLHGSI from the coding sequence TTGGAGAGCCGAGATGTCCTAGTAGTCGGAGCTGGTCCTGCCGGTATCTTCGCAGCTATGGAGGTCAAGAAGTCCCTTCCCAGCGCTGAGGTCACGATAGTCGAGATGGGGAAGGATATAAGGGGCAGGAGGTGCCCTCTGAAGTCCGCCGGTAGGTGCCTAGCCTGTCCCACGTGCGACGTGATGTCCGGCTTCGGAGGGGCGGGTACTTTCAGCGACGGGAAGCTCAACTTGACTAAGGAGGTCGGTGGAGACCTAGCGAGCTTAATAGGGGACAAGGAGTTCTGGGATCTGGTTGAGTACGTCGATAGGACTTTCATCGAGTTAGGGGCACCCGATCAAGTTTACGGAGAGGAATTGGAGGAAGTGGAGAGATTGAGGAGGAAGGCACTGAAGGCGGGCCTCCTACTGGTCCCCTTCAGGATAAGGCACATGGGGAGCGATGGGGGGTACAGGGTGCTCCTGAACCTGAGGAGGAGGATCGAGGAGATGGGGATAGAGGTTAGGTTCGGGATACCTGCCACTAGGATACTGACTGACGGTAAGAGGGTATCTGGAGTGGCTCTCTCAAACGGTGAGGAGTTGAAGGCTAGCTACGTCGTCCTCACCCCGGGAAGGGTGATGGAGAGCTGGTTAGTGAGCGAGATGAGGAGGCTAGGGGTTAAGGTGAACGGTGGGAAGGTCGACCTCGGTGTGAGGGTTGAGGTCCCTTACGAGGTCATGCGTGAGTTCACGGACGTCCTCTACGAGCCGAAACTCATATACTACAGCGATACTTTCGATGATAAGGTCAGGGTCTTCTGCGTTAACCCTAGGGGCGAGGTCGTCACTGAGTCCTACTGGGGGATAGTAACTGTCAACGGTATCTCCAGGAACGATTTGAAGACCGAAAACACGAACTTCGCTTTACTAGTCACTACGGAGTTCACCGAGCCCTACAGAGATACCATATCGTACGCTCTCAGTATAGCTAAGATGGCTAACGAAATAGCGGGCAATCAGCCCATAGTTCAGAGGTTAGGGGACCTGAAGAGGGGGAGAAGGTCCACCGAGGCTAGGCTCAGTAGGAGCGTGGTCAGGCCCACGTTACCGGGAGCGACACCCGGAGACCTGAGCTTCGTCCTCCCGTTCAGGTACTTGAAGGACGTCTTGGAGATGCTGAAAGCGATGAACGAGATAATGCCAGGAATTTACTCCGACCACACGCTCCTCTACGGAGTTGAGGTGAAGCTTTACGGAGCTAAGATCGATTTAAAACCTAACCTGGAGACCAAGGTGATAGAAGGGCTTTACGCCGGAGGGGATGGTGCCGGTGTATCCAGAGGACTCGTGCAGGCAGCTGCTTCCGGGGTCTGGATAGGGAGAGATATCGTTAGGAGACTCCTTCATGGATCGATTTGA
- a CDS encoding radical SAM protein, whose product MSGENSIDINKLIYDIRRILNNSFARSFIRMIGTPKNLSKILAIYAGIEEPRGSKERVLSHTIGTILSKSADKFGFDESLLKERLKDPYMRRGIANILLGIAYYGITRPQRLYSPFMVVWDFTKRCNLSCLHCYASASPLPSHDELRLEERMEVLRQMDEAGVAAISFSGGEPLMVPDFWSVAKRASDAGIYVSVATNATLIRPDIARRLREVGVRYVEVSLDSPNPESHDSFRGVRGAWERSVEGLRNAKKAGIDVGIAMTVTKKNYKEVGDMLRLAKELNADRFIAFNFIPTGRGREILEYDLSPEERMEVLELLYSELSKGFQAFSTSPVYAVISLKNADKVGKLTPTHFVELAIPEEYMSAGFALGEFLGGCGAGRIYCSVEHNGDVQPCVFMPLVVGNVLKDGFLSIWQKSELLNKLRDRDRVDYACFSCSYKYVCGGCRARALAYYGDPLGPDPSCEFNNELWRELASMIQGR is encoded by the coding sequence ATGAGCGGGGAAAATAGCATCGATATCAATAAGCTGATCTATGACATAAGGAGAATCCTGAATAATAGCTTCGCTAGAAGCTTCATAAGAATGATCGGAACCCCTAAAAATCTCTCTAAAATACTCGCTATATACGCGGGGATCGAGGAACCCCGGGGCTCGAAGGAGAGGGTCCTCTCACACACGATAGGCACCATACTATCTAAGTCCGCTGATAAATTCGGCTTCGATGAGTCTCTCCTCAAGGAGAGATTGAAGGATCCCTATATGAGAAGGGGAATAGCGAACATACTGCTCGGGATAGCTTACTACGGTATAACTAGGCCTCAGAGGCTCTATTCGCCTTTCATGGTCGTGTGGGACTTCACGAAGAGGTGCAACCTCTCCTGTCTCCACTGCTACGCTAGCGCCTCCCCTCTACCATCTCATGATGAACTGAGGCTTGAGGAGAGGATGGAGGTCTTGAGGCAGATGGATGAGGCTGGTGTGGCTGCTATCTCCTTCTCAGGAGGTGAACCGCTCATGGTCCCGGATTTCTGGTCCGTAGCTAAGAGAGCCTCTGATGCTGGTATTTACGTGAGCGTAGCCACTAATGCTACGCTGATAAGGCCTGATATCGCAAGGAGGCTCAGGGAGGTCGGCGTTAGGTATGTTGAGGTCAGTCTAGATTCCCCGAACCCAGAGTCCCACGACAGCTTCAGGGGAGTTAGGGGGGCGTGGGAGAGATCTGTTGAAGGATTGAGGAACGCTAAGAAAGCCGGTATCGATGTTGGTATCGCTATGACGGTGACTAAGAAGAACTATAAGGAGGTAGGCGACATGTTGAGACTCGCTAAGGAACTGAATGCGGACAGGTTCATAGCTTTCAACTTCATACCGACGGGTAGAGGCAGGGAGATCCTCGAATACGATCTGAGCCCTGAGGAGAGGATGGAGGTACTGGAGCTGCTTTACTCCGAGTTATCTAAAGGTTTCCAAGCTTTCTCCACGAGTCCTGTTTACGCTGTTATCTCACTTAAGAATGCCGATAAGGTAGGGAAACTCACACCGACGCATTTCGTTGAATTGGCGATACCCGAGGAGTACATGTCAGCTGGCTTCGCGTTAGGCGAGTTCCTAGGAGGGTGCGGTGCCGGCAGGATATACTGCTCCGTAGAGCACAATGGTGATGTGCAGCCTTGCGTCTTCATGCCTTTGGTGGTGGGAAACGTGCTTAAGGATGGCTTTCTCAGTATCTGGCAGAAAAGCGAGCTCCTGAATAAGCTCAGGGACAGGGATAGGGTTGACTACGCTTGCTTCTCGTGCAGCTATAAGTACGTATGTGGAGGGTGCAGGGCCAGGGCATTAGCCTACTACGGCGACCCACTAGGCCCCGATCCGAGCTGCGAGTTCAACAATGAACTCTGGAGGGAATTAGCTTCCATGATCCAGGGAAGGTAA